In Tenrec ecaudatus isolate mTenEca1 chromosome 4, mTenEca1.hap1, whole genome shotgun sequence, a single window of DNA contains:
- the MPEG1 gene encoding macrophage-expressed gene 1 protein, whose product MNSFRAAFFFWVVAVLAKGDAPEGEADKAGFQKCKKALNLPVLEVLPGGGWDNLRNVDMGRVMGLTYLNCRTTEDGQYIIPDEIFTVPQKQSNLEMNSEILDSWMNYQSSTSFSINTELSLFSKVNGKFSSEFQRMKTLQVKDQAITTRVQVRTLVYTAKINPTLALSTGFQKELLAISDRLESNQTRMATYLAELLVLNYGTHVITSVDAGAALIQEDHIRSSFLQDTQSSHSALTSSAGIAFQNIVNFKFEEKYSLQNALTKSYLSNRTNSRVQSVGGIPFFPGITLEAWQQGIANHLVALDRAGLPLHFFINPTMLPGLPGPLVKKLSRTVEMAVRRYYAFNTYPGCTDVNSPNFNFQANTDDGSCGGKMTNFTFGGVYQECTQLSGAETVLLCQHLEQKNPLTGDFSCPSGYTPIHLLSQVHEEGYNQLECQRKCTLFVFCKRVCEDVFRVAKAEFRAFWCAAEGQVPPYSGLLFGGLFSGKSINPLTNSQSCPAGYFPLKLFEGLTVCASQDYELGFRFSVPFGGFFSCVVGNPLVDPATTKDLGAPALKKCPGGFSQHLALISDGCQVSYCVKAGLFTGGSLPPARLPPYTRPPIMSQAATNTVMVTNTETKSSWIKDYETHQWRLGEPLELRRALKVIHGDENGLSGGAAAGVTVGVTTILAAAIALAIYGTRKYKKREYETLKDDRQSLAQGKLETGDDPHQEAEQNPV is encoded by the coding sequence ATGAACAGCTTCAGGGCTGCCTTCTTCTTCTGGGTGGTGGCCGTACTGGCTAAAGGAGACGCGCCCGAGGGAGAGGCAGATAAGGCTGGATTTCAAAAATGTAAGAAGGCCTTGAACTTGCCAGTTCTGGAAGTCTTACCCGGAGGAGGCTGGGATAATCTGCGGAATGTGGACATGGGACGGGTGATGGGCTTGACATACCTCAACTgcaggaccacagaggatgggcaGTACATCATTCCTGATGAAATCTTCACCGTGCCCCAGAAACAGAGCAACCTGGAGATGAACTCCGAAATCCTGGACTCCTGGATGAATTACCAGAGCAGCACCTCCTTCTCCATCAACACGGAGCTCAGCCTTTTCTCCAAAGTCAATGGCAAGTTCTCCTCCGAGTTCCAGAGGATGAAAACCCTTCAGGTGAAGGACCAAGCAATCACTACCCGGGTTCAGGTACGAACCCTGGTCTACACAGCCAAAATCAACCCAACGTTAGCACTCAGCACGGGGTTTCAGAAGGAGCTCCTGGCCATCTCTGACCGGCTCGAGAGCAACCAGACGCGGATGGCCACCTACTTGGCAGAGCTCCTGGTCCTCAACTACGGCACCCACGTCATCACCAGTGTGGATGCTGGCGCCGCTCTCATCCAGGAGGACCACATCAGATCCTCCTTCCTACAGGACACCCAGAGCAGCCACAGCGCTTTGACTTCATCGGCTGGAATTGCTTTCCAAAATATCGTCAACTTCAAATTTGAGGAGAAGTACTCCTTGCAGAACGCCCTCACCAAAAGCTACCTCTCGAACCGAACCAACTCCAGGGTGCAGAGTGTTGGGGGTATTCCCTTCTTCCCAGGCATCACCCTCGAGGCCTGGCAGCAGGGCATTGCCAACCACCTGGTGGCCCTAGACCGTGCGGGCCTGCCTCTGCATTTCTTCATCAACCCCACCATGCTGCCGGGATTGCCTGGCCCCTTGGTGAAGAAGTTGTCTAGGACAGTGGAAATGGCCGTGAGGCGCTATTACGCTTTCAATACCTACCCTGGATGCACCGATGTCAATTCCCCCAACTTCAATTTCCAGGCCAACACAGACGATGGCTCCTGCGGAGGGAAAATGACCAACTTCACCTTCGGTGGGGTTTATCAGGAATGTACCCAGCTGTCTGGGGCCGAGACAGTCCTCCTCTGCCAACACCTGGAGCAGAAGAATCCACTCACTGGAGACTTCTCCTGCCCCTCGGGCTACACACCAATCCACCTTCTGTCCCAGGTCCACGAGGAGGGGTACAATCAGCTGGAGTGCCAGAGAAAGTGCACCCTCTTCGTCTTCTGCAAGCGGGTGTGCGAAGATGTGTTCCGGGTGGCAAAGGCtgaatttagggctttttggtgtgCAGCCGAAGGTCAAGTTCCCCCATACTCGGGACTGCTTTTTGGGGGCCTCTTCAGCGGTAAGAGCATCAACCCTCTGACCAATTCACAGTCCTGCCCGGCCGGCTATTTCCCACTGAAGCTCTTTGAAGGCCTCACGGTATGTGCTTCTCAGGACTATGAACTGGGGTTCAGGTTTTCTGTGCCCTTTGGTGGGTTTTTCAGCTGTGTGGTTGGAAACCCCTTGGTGGATCCTGCTACCACCAAAGATTTGGGAGCACCTGCTCTGAAAAAGTGTCCCGGAGGCTTCAGCCAACACCTCGCCCTCATCAGTGATGGATGCCAAGTGTCCTATTGTGTTAAGGCTGGGCTCTTCACAGGAGGATCCCTGCCTCCAGCCAGGCTCCCCCCATACACCCGGCCACCCATCATGAGTCAGGCCGCCACCAATACTGTCATGGTGACCAACACAGAGACAAAGAGCTCCTGGATTAAAGACTACGAGACCCACCAGTGGAGGCTGGGAGAGCCGCTGGAGCTTCGCAGGGCCCTGAAGGTCATCCACGGGGACGAGAATGGCCTGTCAGGTGGAGCAGCGGCTGGAGTCactgtgggggtcaccaccatccTGGCAGCTGCCATTGCCTTGGCCATCTATGGCACCCGGAAGTATAAGAAGAGGGAATATGAGACCCTCAAGGATGACAGGCAAAGCTTGGCTCAAGGCAAGCTTGAGACGGGGGATGATCCTCACCAGGAGGCGGAGCAGAATCCAGTCTAA